A stretch of the Filimonas lacunae genome encodes the following:
- a CDS encoding non-ribosomal peptide synthetase → MNTKENIQQIYPLTPMQEAMLFHTIFELSSDYFCQTAYRSRAPLNVKVLERSLDFLAGRHEILRTAFVYQQADRPLQIVLKQRKLGFDIIDYTHLPADAREQAVADFKLADVEKGFDLVKQPLFRLSLIQLADDEYEFVWSFHHIIMDGWCLSMLIQEWKQAYYGYLRHEEVALPAPVPYSRYLQWLGSQDQRASLDYWQQYLEGYDTVALVPPVPVSDKQQLRTVTRSVRATFDEETVQRINQLVQREHITMNAFFQSVWGILLARYNQVRDVVFGNVVAGRPVEVPGVETILGLFINTIPQRIRFDDTTTFRELVKQLHEHFTHHLSHQYCSLPEIQSRSALGKELLHHVFVFENYPQRNSIHDTSEQDYLHADNATTIDITSYELDVEVEVGEQVVMQINYRTRSYTDAYMQSLLNRFCYLVKQVLQNADVLVEALDIMDGKELEMLTTVFNQGRVPMENHWPVAAYFEKQVPLYEAATAIMYQDKNISYGYLNKAANYIASVLQSLPVIKGELVGVYMPRTPELVYCLMAILKAGGVYVPLDNQHLPVRVARLIHNNKIRVLITTEALLETLSANAGEYTLPEAVVCTEKWQLAEDAVEAAIYEPPVIGMDDPAYVLFTSGSTGEPKGAITLHKGAMNHILAELDAMDLPAGFRFLQSAGVASDISVWQMLAPLMKGGVVVMIDKEDLLDYETTLLLLEKQQVHLVEWVPSYTAGLLEYIELHPHWKNRLAHLKWVMMTGEELPVVLVNRWMAAFPACKMLNAYGPCEASDDIAQYVISEPLHHTTRVPVGKPVANMNIFILDKKERLLPMGVPGELCVSGDGVGGGYWNDVVKTAASFKPNRFPGLLGDVYYKTGDLARFLPDGNLEFLGRIDLQVKIRGQRVELEEIENCFRNHSDIADAVVVLQPVQQEKLPVVYLIARQGVATDTALLEESLRTYARAHLEAFMRPVAYVFMKAYPVNLSDKVDRKALPVPDLDKSSKGLIAPANETECQLLEIWQKVLGKTTISTKDSFFDIGGHSLSATRLVIQVNKRLQAGITLKAVFTYPTIQEQAVLIQKGTVKEEEIPVLAVAPHYPLSHAQRSMWLACQLAEEGTHYNMPAAFRFKGVIQAALFIKAMEALLQRHEVLRTAFGVVDGEIVQYIQEVAAAQVISYVDLQQQASAEERADELIQKLVLTVFDLEKPPLLKALLIQTAPQRWVFGFVIHHIISDGWSCDILMGDLLMLYRHLSGKPISVLPELAIQYKDYASWHRIKMQEKAMDAHRAYWMRTFEKGVPVLELPLDFPRKADRTQEGASFSFVIEDGLLQKAKVLCRQEGTSMFMLVIAVIKTLLHKYTHQEQVVVGTPASGREHAALENQVGFYVNMLALSSVVKAEGSFREFLQQVKSTALQAYEHQSYPFDLLVDDLAVKREAGRMPLFDVAVVMQDTEQNAPQALDEWQAEAITFASLGSKFDLLFDFEEKGGALHLNIEYCTGLFAASRIQRMGAHLIYLLEEVVTTPGKLVKQLNYFSEAERAALLQYAGDDSRVAEKTSIPFLLKEMVTAHYDATALSDGDNWYTYGELWKYTGIISGYLKNVCHVGSEQLVGIVMKRGTGFVLSMVAALRAGAAYLPVETDMPAERMRNLLKAGNVSVVIIDDKATAETLGHSFYCVDIKDALAGGWTAEVMELNSAALAYVMFTSGSTGEPKGVMVEQRSIIRLVKETNYISLDHRDRILQTGALSFDAATFEIWGALLNGGSVYITALENLLDAEALQERIVRYGITCMWFTSSWFNQLADEQPALFGSLQQILVGGEQLSIAHLNKVKVHCPALRIINGYGPTENTTFSVCGEVLATDIASATIRLGYPVSRSRVYITDAYGQLVGKGIYGELWLGGEGVSRGYLNDEARNAIAFIADPFVAGGRIYRSGDIGCWDEDGRILFRGRNDNQVKIRGYRVEPSEIARVLEQQEGVAEAAVAVRVNAKGDKQLIAWYTGKEKDATAVKAQLRNLLPGYMVPSFVGHIAQMPLNRNGKLDLAALASIRIEPGEQEVTVARSAEESLLSHIWKEVLDRQDVSVSDHFFEIGGNSLTAVKVGYKIKELTGRKIELSTLFRYPELQALAAVLAESIAGNELDTIPVRKEGVVIPLSFAQERLWFIDKLQGSVQYHIPAVFRLKGNLDMAALEHAFREITRRHEVLRTVITEEGGGGAQTIRSADDWQIESLLTLKDGEDLNAAIEEVISRPFVLAAHSPLRVQLIRLSATEYLLIVVMHHIAADGSSVPLLIRELYELYMARLEERAPVLPALQIQYADYACWQRAAENTKQQAEIAYWRKQLKGVANLEMPTDFLRPALMGVNGGRVILALPAQVNERLQQLALQQGVTVYMVLLSAFNVLLHRYSGQEDICIGTPVAGRHHSVLEPLVGFFVNMLAIRTPVTGNDSFVQLLQQVKSTTLEAFAHQSVPFEQIVDVLDLPRDISRHTVFQVMFAFIASGSDHLQQLGEVTITEETIPHNTAKFDINFEIEQTDGLQVSVEYNTDLYTAATMQRMAGHYCSLLEAIIATPEKAVAALPFMSEQEVKEVVVEFNNTDKRYPAYTTIVDLLKEQVMKTPEAIAVEADADTLTYAALDAQSNQLAAYIAGRFSGKAPVIAVCLDRSVTLSIALWGILKAGGAYVPIDPEYPAERISYILEDTGAVLLVTTTELWNTAGVPAVCDVLDMSSFAGEAAGAVAVNVAADALAYIIYTSGSTGKPKGVMIEHGSLLNRLLWAQDYFQLSVQDSVLQKTTYCFDVSVWELFWPMLTGAKLVMAKPQGHKDPFYIRDLVTTAGITTLHFVPSMLELFLAVVTAGDCLPLKQVLCSGEALNAELVALCKEKLPHVVIHNLYGPTEAAIDVSCWTVPAEGVSGAAVPIGKPVSNTQLYILDKQLQPVPPGVPGDLWIGGVQLARGYLNLPELTKERFINWLYDGTAIRLYRTGDIAKWLPDGNILYLGRSDDQIKIRGFRIEPGEIENVLLQLPGITQAKVTVLSANEGGKRLAAYVAGSEPVQAKEMKAFLQSRLPYYMIPDYYVQLDSIPLTASGKADKKALPLPDGMEITRQPYVAPGNETETKLAEIWSVLLGNDKPGVHDNFFELGGHSLLVMRLVALIREQLGLEVAIRAVFEYPDIESLAKLIDWEKEQRNLDTESTLYEEIEIL, encoded by the coding sequence ATGAATACGAAAGAAAACATCCAACAGATCTATCCTCTTACTCCTATGCAGGAGGCTATGTTGTTTCATACTATATTCGAATTATCCAGCGATTACTTCTGCCAGACAGCTTATAGAAGTAGAGCGCCATTGAATGTGAAAGTGCTGGAAAGAAGCCTTGATTTTCTTGCCGGAAGGCATGAAATACTGCGTACTGCTTTTGTATATCAGCAGGCAGACAGGCCTTTGCAGATAGTATTAAAGCAGCGTAAGCTGGGTTTTGATATTATTGATTACACACATTTGCCGGCCGATGCAAGGGAGCAGGCGGTTGCCGATTTTAAGCTGGCGGATGTGGAAAAAGGTTTTGACCTGGTAAAACAACCGTTGTTTCGCCTATCGCTGATTCAGCTGGCCGATGATGAGTATGAATTTGTATGGAGCTTTCATCATATTATTATGGATGGCTGGTGTTTGTCTATGCTTATCCAGGAATGGAAGCAGGCATATTATGGATATCTGCGCCATGAAGAAGTGGCGCTGCCAGCGCCGGTGCCCTATAGCCGTTACCTTCAGTGGCTGGGTAGCCAGGATCAGCGTGCTTCGCTGGATTACTGGCAGCAATACCTGGAAGGGTATGACACAGTAGCCCTTGTGCCCCCTGTACCGGTGAGTGATAAGCAACAGTTGCGAACCGTTACCAGGAGTGTGCGTGCCACTTTTGATGAAGAAACAGTACAGCGGATAAACCAGCTGGTGCAACGGGAGCATATTACTATGAACGCTTTTTTTCAAAGCGTATGGGGTATTTTGCTGGCACGCTATAACCAGGTTAGGGATGTGGTGTTTGGGAATGTGGTGGCCGGAAGGCCTGTAGAAGTGCCTGGTGTTGAAACCATATTGGGGCTGTTTATTAATACCATACCTCAGCGTATCCGCTTTGATGATACTACTACTTTCCGGGAACTGGTAAAACAGCTGCATGAGCATTTTACCCATCATCTTTCGCATCAATATTGCTCGTTGCCCGAAATACAATCGAGATCGGCATTGGGAAAAGAGTTGCTGCATCATGTTTTTGTATTTGAAAATTATCCGCAACGAAACTCTATACACGATACTTCAGAGCAAGACTACCTGCATGCAGATAATGCTACTACTATAGATATTACCAGCTATGAACTGGATGTAGAGGTGGAAGTGGGAGAGCAGGTGGTCATGCAGATTAACTATCGCACGCGCTCTTATACAGATGCGTATATGCAAAGTCTTTTAAACCGGTTCTGTTACCTGGTAAAGCAGGTGTTGCAGAATGCTGATGTATTGGTAGAAGCACTGGATATTATGGATGGTAAGGAATTGGAGATGCTTACCACTGTGTTTAACCAGGGGCGTGTGCCTATGGAGAATCACTGGCCTGTGGCTGCTTACTTTGAAAAGCAGGTGCCTTTATATGAAGCTGCTACAGCGATTATGTATCAGGACAAGAACATCTCTTACGGCTACCTCAACAAGGCTGCTAATTATATCGCCTCTGTATTGCAATCTTTACCAGTTATAAAAGGAGAACTGGTAGGCGTATATATGCCTCGTACGCCTGAACTGGTATATTGCCTGATGGCGATATTGAAAGCAGGTGGTGTGTATGTACCGCTTGATAACCAGCATCTGCCTGTTCGTGTAGCCAGGTTGATCCATAATAATAAAATAAGAGTATTGATCACCACAGAGGCATTGCTGGAAACCCTTTCGGCCAATGCTGGTGAATACACATTGCCAGAGGCAGTGGTTTGTACTGAAAAATGGCAGCTGGCAGAAGATGCTGTAGAGGCAGCTATCTATGAGCCGCCGGTAATAGGCATGGATGATCCTGCCTATGTGCTGTTTACTTCCGGCTCTACCGGTGAGCCTAAAGGTGCTATTACCTTGCATAAAGGTGCCATGAACCATATACTGGCCGAACTGGACGCTATGGATCTGCCGGCAGGGTTCCGGTTTTTGCAGAGTGCAGGAGTGGCATCAGACATTTCTGTGTGGCAAATGCTGGCCCCTTTAATGAAAGGCGGTGTGGTGGTAATGATAGATAAAGAAGATTTACTTGATTATGAAACTACCTTGTTGCTGCTGGAAAAACAGCAGGTGCACCTGGTTGAATGGGTTCCTTCTTACACAGCCGGCCTGCTGGAATATATAGAGTTGCATCCACATTGGAAAAACCGTTTAGCCCATTTAAAATGGGTAATGATGACAGGAGAAGAATTACCTGTAGTACTGGTAAACCGTTGGATGGCTGCATTTCCTGCCTGTAAAATGCTCAATGCTTACGGGCCGTGTGAAGCTTCTGACGATATAGCGCAATATGTGATCAGTGAGCCTTTACATCACACCACCCGCGTGCCTGTGGGCAAGCCGGTGGCCAATATGAATATTTTCATCCTTGATAAAAAAGAAAGGCTGCTGCCTATGGGAGTACCGGGCGAGTTATGTGTGAGTGGTGATGGCGTAGGTGGTGGTTACTGGAATGATGTTGTAAAAACGGCTGCCAGTTTTAAGCCGAATCGTTTTCCTGGTTTATTAGGAGATGTGTATTATAAAACCGGTGACCTTGCCCGTTTCCTGCCGGATGGAAACCTGGAATTTTTAGGACGTATTGACCTGCAGGTGAAAATAAGAGGGCAACGTGTAGAACTGGAAGAAATAGAAAACTGTTTTCGCAATCATTCCGATATCGCGGATGCTGTGGTAGTGCTGCAGCCGGTGCAGCAGGAAAAACTACCTGTGGTTTACCTGATTGCAAGGCAAGGGGTAGCAACCGATACCGCACTGCTCGAAGAGAGCCTGCGTACATATGCCAGAGCCCACCTCGAAGCTTTTATGCGCCCGGTGGCGTATGTGTTCATGAAGGCTTACCCGGTTAACCTGAGTGATAAAGTGGATAGAAAGGCATTGCCTGTGCCGGATTTGGATAAAAGCAGCAAAGGGTTGATAGCCCCTGCTAATGAAACGGAATGTCAACTGCTGGAGATATGGCAAAAAGTATTGGGTAAAACAACTATCAGCACTAAGGATAGTTTCTTTGATATAGGAGGGCACTCGCTGAGTGCTACCCGGCTGGTGATACAGGTGAACAAACGGTTGCAGGCTGGTATTACGCTGAAAGCTGTGTTTACTTATCCTACTATACAGGAACAGGCTGTTCTGATTCAGAAAGGTACTGTAAAGGAAGAGGAGATTCCTGTGCTGGCTGTGGCGCCGCATTATCCATTGTCTCATGCGCAACGCAGCATGTGGCTGGCTTGTCAGTTGGCAGAGGAAGGTACTCATTATAACATGCCTGCTGCCTTCCGTTTCAAAGGGGTGATACAGGCGGCTCTATTCATAAAGGCAATGGAAGCGCTGCTGCAAAGGCATGAAGTATTACGAACTGCTTTTGGAGTAGTGGATGGCGAAATAGTACAATATATTCAGGAGGTAGCTGCAGCGCAGGTGATTAGCTATGTGGATTTACAACAGCAGGCAAGCGCAGAAGAACGTGCAGACGAATTGATACAGAAACTGGTTCTGACTGTTTTTGACCTGGAAAAGCCGCCTTTATTAAAAGCGTTGCTGATACAAACTGCTCCACAACGCTGGGTGTTTGGTTTTGTTATTCATCATATTATTTCAGATGGATGGTCGTGCGACATCCTGATGGGCGATCTGCTGATGTTGTACCGGCATCTTTCGGGCAAACCCATATCTGTACTTCCGGAGCTGGCCATCCAGTATAAAGATTATGCTTCCTGGCATCGTATAAAAATGCAGGAAAAGGCAATGGATGCACACCGCGCCTATTGGATGCGAACGTTTGAAAAAGGCGTTCCCGTGCTGGAGTTGCCGCTTGACTTTCCCAGGAAAGCAGATAGGACACAAGAAGGAGCTTCGTTTTCCTTTGTGATAGAAGATGGGTTATTGCAAAAGGCTAAAGTCCTATGCAGGCAGGAGGGAACAAGTATGTTCATGCTGGTTATAGCAGTGATCAAAACCCTGCTTCATAAATATACCCACCAGGAACAAGTGGTAGTAGGTACACCGGCTTCGGGCAGAGAGCATGCAGCATTGGAAAACCAGGTGGGGTTTTATGTAAACATGCTGGCCTTGTCTTCTGTAGTAAAAGCAGAGGGTAGTTTTCGGGAGTTTTTACAACAGGTGAAATCTACCGCGCTTCAGGCATATGAACATCAGTCGTATCCTTTTGACCTGCTGGTGGATGATCTGGCCGTTAAAAGGGAAGCAGGCCGTATGCCGCTGTTTGATGTGGCAGTGGTGATGCAGGATACAGAGCAGAATGCACCGCAGGCGTTGGATGAGTGGCAGGCTGAGGCTATTACATTCGCCAGCCTGGGCAGTAAGTTTGACTTATTATTTGATTTTGAAGAAAAGGGGGGGGCACTGCACCTGAATATAGAATACTGTACAGGCTTGTTTGCAGCCAGCCGTATTCAGCGGATGGGAGCGCATTTGATTTACCTGTTGGAAGAGGTAGTTACCACACCCGGTAAGCTGGTTAAACAGCTGAATTATTTTTCAGAAGCAGAACGTGCTGCGTTATTGCAATATGCAGGTGATGATAGCCGGGTAGCTGAGAAGACTTCTATTCCCTTTTTATTAAAGGAAATGGTAACGGCCCATTACGATGCAACGGCGCTGAGCGATGGGGATAACTGGTATACCTATGGCGAGCTGTGGAAGTACACAGGCATTATTTCGGGTTATCTCAAAAATGTGTGCCATGTGGGTAGTGAGCAGCTGGTAGGCATAGTGATGAAGCGGGGAACCGGTTTTGTATTGTCTATGGTGGCTGCATTACGTGCAGGAGCGGCATACTTGCCGGTGGAAACGGACATGCCTGCCGAACGTATGCGCAACTTGTTGAAGGCAGGAAATGTGTCGGTGGTAATAATAGATGATAAAGCTACGGCAGAGACATTGGGCCATTCGTTTTATTGTGTGGATATCAAAGATGCGCTGGCAGGAGGATGGACGGCTGAAGTGATGGAGCTGAACAGCGCTGCATTAGCTTATGTGATGTTTACATCAGGCTCTACCGGCGAACCTAAGGGAGTAATGGTAGAACAGCGTAGCATTATTCGCCTGGTAAAAGAAACCAATTATATTTCGCTGGATCACCGTGACCGCATTTTACAAACGGGGGCGCTGTCTTTTGACGCGGCCACTTTTGAAATATGGGGCGCTTTGTTAAACGGGGGAAGCGTTTATATCACTGCGCTGGAAAACCTGCTGGATGCAGAAGCGCTGCAGGAAAGGATTGTACGCTATGGTATTACCTGTATGTGGTTTACCAGTAGCTGGTTTAATCAACTGGCCGACGAGCAGCCTGCTTTATTTGGCAGCTTACAACAAATTCTGGTAGGTGGTGAGCAGTTATCGATAGCGCACCTTAATAAGGTAAAAGTTCATTGCCCTGCATTACGTATCATTAATGGGTATGGTCCTACAGAGAATACTACTTTCTCTGTTTGCGGAGAGGTGTTGGCTACAGATATTGCATCGGCAACCATTCGCCTTGGCTATCCTGTAAGCAGAAGTCGTGTATATATAACAGATGCCTATGGGCAGCTGGTGGGTAAAGGTATTTATGGTGAATTGTGGCTGGGGGGTGAGGGCGTTAGCCGTGGTTATCTGAATGATGAGGCACGTAATGCTATTGCCTTTATTGCCGATCCGTTTGTGGCAGGTGGGCGTATATACCGTTCGGGTGATATTGGTTGCTGGGATGAAGATGGCCGTATCCTTTTCCGTGGCCGTAATGATAACCAGGTAAAGATTCGTGGTTACCGGGTGGAGCCTTCAGAAATTGCACGGGTGCTGGAACAGCAGGAGGGCGTGGCTGAGGCGGCTGTAGCGGTGCGTGTGAATGCGAAAGGGGATAAACAGCTGATTGCCTGGTATACCGGAAAGGAAAAAGATGCCACAGCGGTAAAAGCGCAGTTGCGTAACCTCCTGCCTGGTTATATGGTACCTTCTTTTGTTGGACATATAGCGCAGATGCCGCTTAACAGGAATGGGAAGCTGGATTTGGCTGCTTTAGCATCTATCCGGATAGAACCGGGCGAACAGGAGGTAACTGTTGCGCGTAGTGCGGAAGAAAGCCTGTTGAGTCATATCTGGAAAGAAGTGCTGGATAGGCAAGACGTGAGTGTAAGCGATCATTTTTTTGAGATAGGAGGTAATTCATTAACGGCGGTGAAGGTGGGCTATAAAATAAAAGAGCTTACCGGACGCAAAATAGAATTGAGCACCCTGTTCAGGTATCCTGAATTGCAGGCGCTGGCTGCTGTGCTGGCTGAAAGTATTGCCGGTAATGAATTGGATACGATTCCTGTGCGTAAAGAAGGGGTGGTGATTCCTTTGTCTTTTGCCCAGGAGCGTTTGTGGTTTATTGACAAGCTTCAGGGAAGCGTACAGTATCATATCCCTGCGGTATTTCGTTTGAAGGGTAACCTGGATATGGCGGCACTGGAACATGCTTTCCGGGAAATTACCCGCCGCCATGAAGTATTGAGAACAGTGATAACAGAAGAAGGAGGTGGAGGTGCACAGACTATACGTTCTGCTGATGACTGGCAAATAGAATCATTATTGACCCTGAAAGATGGGGAAGACCTGAATGCTGCTATTGAAGAGGTGATCAGCCGGCCATTTGTGCTGGCAGCGCACAGCCCTTTACGGGTGCAGCTTATCCGGTTGTCTGCTACGGAATACCTGCTGATAGTGGTAATGCACCACATTGCTGCCGATGGTTCTTCTGTGCCATTGCTGATTCGTGAATTGTATGAATTGTATATGGCGCGGTTGGAAGAGCGTGCGCCTGTATTGCCTGCACTACAAATTCAATATGCTGATTATGCCTGCTGGCAAAGAGCGGCTGAAAATACAAAGCAGCAAGCTGAAATAGCTTACTGGAGAAAACAACTGAAAGGCGTAGCTAACCTTGAAATGCCTACTGACTTTTTACGGCCAGCCCTGATGGGGGTGAATGGAGGGCGTGTGATCCTGGCGTTGCCGGCACAGGTAAATGAAAGGTTGCAACAGCTGGCTTTGCAACAAGGTGTTACTGTATATATGGTGCTGTTATCGGCATTTAACGTACTGCTGCACCGTTATAGTGGTCAGGAAGATATTTGCATAGGCACGCCCGTGGCGGGTCGCCATCATTCCGTGTTGGAACCGCTTGTAGGCTTCTTTGTGAATATGCTTGCTATACGAACTCCTGTTACCGGCAATGACTCCTTTGTGCAGCTATTGCAGCAGGTAAAGAGCACTACGCTGGAGGCTTTTGCACATCAATCGGTACCTTTTGAGCAGATTGTAGATGTACTGGACTTACCACGCGATATCAGCCGTCACACGGTATTCCAGGTCATGTTTGCTTTTATTGCTTCCGGTTCTGATCATTTGCAACAGTTGGGTGAAGTGACTATTACGGAAGAGACGATACCGCATAACACGGCTAAATTCGATATTAACTTTGAAATAGAACAAACCGATGGATTACAGGTAAGTGTTGAATATAATACAGATTTATATACAGCTGCCACTATGCAAAGAATGGCAGGTCATTACTGTAGTTTGCTGGAGGCTATCATTGCTACTCCGGAAAAAGCTGTGGCAGCCTTACCTTTTATGAGTGAGCAGGAAGTGAAAGAGGTAGTAGTGGAGTTTAACAACACGGATAAGAGGTATCCTGCGTATACTACCATTGTGGACCTGTTGAAAGAGCAGGTAATGAAAACACCGGAAGCTATTGCGGTAGAAGCAGATGCCGATACGTTAACCTATGCTGCACTGGATGCGCAATCGAACCAACTGGCTGCTTATATAGCGGGAAGGTTTTCTGGTAAGGCGCCTGTTATTGCCGTGTGCCTTGACCGGTCTGTTACATTAAGTATTGCCTTATGGGGCATATTGAAAGCAGGAGGGGCTTATGTGCCTATTGATCCGGAGTATCCTGCTGAAAGAATTTCCTATATACTGGAAGATACAGGAGCAGTGCTGCTGGTTACCACTACTGAATTGTGGAATACGGCAGGAGTGCCTGCTGTTTGCGATGTGCTGGATATGAGCAGTTTTGCGGGAGAGGCTGCGGGTGCTGTTGCTGTAAACGTTGCAGCTGATGCGCTGGCCTATATTATTTATACTTCCGGTTCTACCGGGAAGCCCAAAGGGGTGATGATTGAACATGGAAGCCTGTTGAACCGCCTGCTTTGGGCACAGGATTACTTTCAGTTATCCGTGCAGGACAGTGTGCTGCAAAAAACGACCTATTGCTTTGATGTATCAGTATGGGAATTATTCTGGCCTATGTTAACCGGCGCAAAGCTGGTGATGGCAAAGCCACAAGGACATAAAGATCCTTTTTATATCAGAGACCTGGTTACCACAGCTGGAATTACTACGTTACATTTTGTGCCGTCTATGCTTGAATTGTTCCTTGCTGTAGTAACAGCAGGCGATTGCCTGCCGCTGAAGCAGGTGTTATGCAGTGGCGAAGCCTTAAATGCTGAGCTGGTGGCATTGTGTAAAGAAAAACTGCCACATGTGGTGATACATAACTTATATGGGCCTACAGAAGCCGCTATTGACGTTAGTTGCTGGACGGTGCCTGCAGAAGGAGTGTCCGGTGCTGCTGTACCTATTGGTAAACCAGTAAGTAATACGCAGTTGTATATACTGGATAAGCAACTGCAGCCGGTGCCACCGGGGGTGCCGGGCGATTTGTGGATAGGAGGTGTGCAGCTGGCCAGGGGGTATTTAAACCTGCCGGAGTTAACGAAGGAAAGGTTTATTAACTGGTTATATGATGGCACTGCTATACGGTTATATCGCACCGGTGATATTGCCAAATGGTTGCCTGATGGTAATATCCTGTACCTGGGACGTTCAGACGACCAGATAAAAATAAGAGGCTTCCGGATAGAGCCAGGCGAGATAGAGAATGTGCTGCTGCAATTACCTGGTATTACACAGGCGAAAGTAACTGTGCTTTCTGCAAATGAAGGCGGGAAGCGACTGGCGGCATATGTTGCCGGAAGTGAGCCGGTACAGGCGAAGGAAATGAAGGCATTTCTGCAGTCCAGGCTACCTTATTATATGATTCCGGATTACTATGTTCAGTTAGATTCTATTCCGCTTACTGCCAGTGGAAAGGCGGATAAAAAAGCCTTGCCATTACCGGATGGAATGGAAATAACCAGGCAGCCTTATGTGGCTCCAGGAAATGAAACAGAAACAAAGCTGGCTGAAATATGGAGCGTGCTTTTAGGGAATGATAAGCCCGGGGTTCATGATAACTTTTTTGAGTTGGGCGGGCATTCGCTGCTGGTGATGCGGTTGGTAGCGCTGATACGGGAACAACTGGGATTGGAAGTTGCCATCAGGGCTGTATTTGAATATCCGGATATAGAAAGCCTGGCAAAGCTGATTGACTGGGAGAAAGAGCAACGGAACCTGGATACAGAAAGTACATTGTACGAAGAGATTGAAATACTTTAA